The window AGCCCCTTGCCTCCAGGCCCCAGCCTCACGCACAGCAACAGCCCCTTGCCTCCAGGCCCCAGCCTCACGCACAGCAACAGCCCCTTGCCTCCAGGCCCCAGCCTCACGCACAGCAACAGCCCCTTGCCTCCAGACCCCAGCCTCACGCACAGCAATAGCCCCTTGCCTCCAGCCTCACGCACAGCAACAGCCCCTTGCCTCCAGACCCCAGCCTCACGCACAGCAACAGCCCCTTGCCTCCAGACCCCAGCCTCACGCACAGCAACAGCCCCTTGCCTCCAGACCCCAGCCTCACGCACAGCAACAGCCCCTTGCCTCCAGACCCCAGCCTCACGCACAGCAACAGCCCCTTGCCTCCAGCCTCACGCACAGCAACAGCCCCTTGCCTCCAGACCCCAGCCCCTTGCCCCTCCAGACCCCAGCCTCACGCACAGCCCCTTGCCCCTCCAGACCCCAGCCTCACGCACAGCCCCTTGCCCCTCCAGACCCCAGCCTCACGCACAGCAACAGCCCCTTGCCTCTCCAGACCCCAGCCTCACGCACAGCAACAGCCCCTTGCCTCCAGcccccagcctcacgcacagcAACAGCCCCTTGTGTCCAGACCCCAGCCGCACGCACAGCAACAGCCCCTTGTGTCCAGACCCCAGCCGCACGCACAGCAACAGCCCCTTGTGTCCAGACCCCAGCCGCACGCACAGCAACAGCCCCTTGCCTCCAGACCCCAGCCTCACGCACAGCAACAGCCCCTTGCCTCCAGAGCCCACCCTCACGCACAGCACAGCCCCTTGCCTCCAGACCCCAGCCTCACGCACAGCACAGCCCCTTGCCTCCAGACCCCAGCCTCACGCACAGCAACAGCCCCTTGCCTCCAGCCTCACGCACAGCAACAGCCCCTTGCCTCCAGACCCCAGCCTCACGCACAGCAACAGCCCCTTGCCTCCAGACCCCAGCCTCACGCACAGCAACAGCCCATTGCCTCCAGACCCCAGCCTCACGCACAGCCCCTTGCCTTCAGACCCCAGCCTCACGCACAGCCCCTTGCCCCTCCAGACCCCAGCCTCACGCACAGCCCCTTGCCCCTCCAGACCCCAGCCTCACGCACAGCCCCTTGCCCCTCCAGACCCCAGCATACTGCAATTCTTTGACATGTATTTTTCTAGAATATGCTCTGACTTACATAAATCTACTCACTAAGCAGAAGGATTTTCATAATATTTATCAGCTAGTGCCAAATCTTTACAATTACTGTTTATATACATGGAGTGATACAATGTACAATATATCCTACAATGGAAAAAACCCTATGGTAATATGTCTTTGGGTACGATCCCAACACAAAAACAGTGAAATCTTCCTTACATTGGGGTCCAATTTTCCTGGTATGTAACCAGTCTCAGTAACATAAAAAGTATACCAACTCCTGCCCTGTTGACCTGATCACAGACCCTCCTGTATGTCCCATTTTGACATGGCCAGGGAGGGGCGATGAGAGGGTGGGCTGTCTGGCTCAGGTCATTAGCTAAACAAGCCCCCTTTTCATGGCTCCTGCAGGGCAGGGGGCTGGCTCAGCTAATGACTTGCACCAGACAGGACAGCCCCTTTATCACCTCACTGACAAGGAAGGAGGCAGACAGCTCTTTGCCCATGTCAGAACaaatgtgtaaatgaaagttcagggaCAGGAgcctaaattaaaaaaaagttacaatTATACTTATTGACAAAAGCTAAAGAACTTttttcggacaacccctttaataaaagtcAAACTGCTTTTTGCTTTAAAGGAGAAGTCGACATCCAATTATTTATACACATCTGAGGAAAGCAGAATTACAAAGGCTATAGAATTCAATGAGAATGTATTCTCTGCTGCTCCTTAGTACCCATCTTCAAAGACCTGCTGTTTTATTACAGCACAAGCAACACCATTGATCTCTACGGATCAGCAGGCAAAGCATAGGCAAGAAACGTATCCCTTCATATCTGCAAAATAACAGTTCTTCATCTATAGAAAAGATAGCCCAAGACATAATGAGCACTCAATCAACAGTTTACTACAAGTTCTGTCTTAATTGCTTCCAGTACCAGTGACATGTGTGGCTGGTTCTGGACCATACATCAAGCATGCCTTATGTCCATCTTTCAGGTCAAGATAAAACAAATCCAGACTTACTTTGGGTTGTATTCTTTTGGGTTGATTCTTTTTGCTGAACTTTTCTTTCATCTCGTCAAAGAGACCCTTGATTTTTTTGAGGTCGGGATTATGCTGATACTTTGGGCTCAGGTGAAGATAACAATGCCACTTGGAAGAATCAAAGCCCCAGTGGCAGGTCCTCTTATCTGGTGATCGGTGGGAGTGCATGACAAAAGTCTGTGTGGAGAACATCCCATAGCACTCCAAGCACTGAATGCAGGGGGCATCCGGCTGGGCATAAAGGTGAGGTGCAAACAAACCCTGGCACTTCCCTAAACAATCATGTTCAACCTCAAAGGCACTACCTGTTTCCTTTAACTGAGCCAAAGAGTTTTTCGCAGGGAGTAGGCTTCCATTTTGTGGGTAGGTATGTGGCCGCAGAAGAGCATTGCATAGTCTCTGAGCATCTGTCAAAGTGATCAGTCCACAAGAAGGGGCATTAAATGGAAGAATTCCCAAAACTTTCAATATGTGAAGCTGGTCTGATGTACAGCGCGAGCAGTATATATACATTTCGTCACACACAATATTAATCTGCTGGAGTGAGAAGTCTCGTAAAACGGAATTTAGGACTTGGGGAAGGCAGAGTCTTTTCTCACCTCCCACCATAAAGCAAGAAATCGATTCTCCTTCCAGCTCTGTCTGGGTGAGCTCAGTGGAGCTGTCAGGTGGAATGAGGAGCGGGCCGGGATGGATTTGTGGGGAAGGAAGAGGCAAGAACACTGTTGGCGACATGTTTTCTTGAGAAAATCGAGCAGAGAATGCAGCAGGACCACCGAGGGAACTCCGACTACTTAGATTGAACTGTGCCAAAGTGTGCTTGAGTCCAGGGTTCAGTTCAGATGACCCGCTGAGTGATACACTGGCAGACTTGGAAACGCCCTCTTTACTCCCCTCTCCCATGTCTTTGAAGTCATCCATCTCCATCTTTATAGCTAGAACTTTTTTTGCAACGTTTGGAACATCTACACGATCAACCTCCTTCGCCAGTTTTTTTAATGGGGGACTTCCGTCTTCCCCCATATCTGCAGTTGCTTCAGATACCAAAGCTCAAACAGCAAGACGTTAGGAGTTTAAACTCTCGACACCAACATTGCATCCAAAACTGAAGCGCAAGTTACTTTTTTCCAGAGATCATCAATGCTACATTATTTATAAATATCTAGAAAAAGCTGCACAGAAACAGCATAAAATGTCACCTCCGCCCTAGtgagaaaataaataaaatcagaATTGAAGCTTTCCAATTGATCGTTAAATCACAAGTGCAACAGATTTTACAAAGTGCCTGGGTACAGTTAATGTATATTAAATGGCTTTTTTTAAATCTTCTATTTGGTCAAATTCACGCAAGAAAATTTCATTCCCGTTCCAACATAGAGGAGAGTGAAGTCAGTTTGTGAGATGGAGATCTAATGGCGACAGCCTCCAGCGTGGGGTTTTCTAGGATCCAGTTAATATGAGTTATTTCTGCACACATACAAGAACAAAGAG is drawn from Anomaloglossus baeobatrachus isolate aAnoBae1 chromosome 3, aAnoBae1.hap1, whole genome shotgun sequence and contains these coding sequences:
- the SKIL gene encoding ski-like protein — translated: MGEDGSPPLKKLAKEVDRVDVPNVAKKVLAIKMEMDDFKDMGEGSKEGVSKSASVSLSGSSELNPGLKHTLAQFNLSSRSSLGGPAAFSARFSQENMSPTVFLPLPSPQIHPGPLLIPPDSSTELTQTELEGESISCFMVGGEKRLCLPQVLNSVLRDFSLQQINIVCDEMYIYCSRCTSDQLHILKVLGILPFNAPSCGLITLTDAQRLCNALLRPHTYPQNGSLLPAKNSLAQLKETGSAFEVEHDCLGKCQGLFAPHLYAQPDAPCIQCLECYGMFSTQTFVMHSHRSPDKRTCHWGFDSSKWHCYLHLSPKYQHNPDLKKIKGLFDEMKEKFSKKNQPKRIQPKTEHVQTLELPSWYPVIKQEDDGASRPHLLHPSYYLYMYDKVVAPPNVSLSAAVSQSKDSKPIRKEMETNKQSVAQSENQARSTKHKSTTSYPDLSMEEQESVDLKPDKESSNRQQASNGEKDPPVCNKDDICEDDKGHIMEEVVKTFLKQQEKLNYILQKKHQIQMEVEMLSSSKAMKELTVEQQNLQKEFECLQTEHMQKMEELYDEQRDLEEKLKQVKKQKCSCDSNAERDKETQYANQLTELRQRLDQAEADRRELQDELRKEREAREKLELMIKELKLQILKSAKNVNGD